One stretch of Molothrus aeneus isolate 106 chromosome 2, BPBGC_Maene_1.0, whole genome shotgun sequence DNA includes these proteins:
- the FANCB gene encoding Fanconi anemia group B protein — MLLGEQDQFLSYNGEVLVFQLSKSKHAEEAGDKTMNLCVRRMAFNRDTKVFVQTSSGSFSMGVSHSKIEMICCSCTTDSRTGIILPCILMKKKKRNSIKYFLLLLHGSNQFEPSFYFKLDYELKEDIRLFAGPSLLWIHANKLFYISSNTCVVQSAPVHLSCVVWTGEIVGEGTVVLGIRTACLPETEDPDGFSVSDRAIWGSEFFGYAIQSQKFLSGTCFMPHAYSRVVSSVYVCRSERLRKQLQISLVAITHKNQLVWFQNGAPKGVCELPYEKPCSVTPALTSSRDLLFAVSFASGNSCVVQRRDSLQVASKWQKVKCVLVDDFIGSGSEQLLLLFKDDSNTDVLSTFKITDLGEVNYASGINYKHDVPAAEGLQENGLLTVRALETRLQAGWTSVRELQQHLGLQKRVILESCRALTDLVEERTHILPNSKEEGLVSLWDDVENPPDSLSKETSPAPEVPEHFTEELWQRVVGDSLVVGVKLTESFYLSLSDVSLSLVMDQDFSSISPIIKCQSKIIKLNKAFSALAVSPSQIEPPPKKMKLDLHSKNDLKKEFPKRSSRIQLDGAKTVTAVTSLSPLLAFHRVCCVVLLHARKQNHQNDGLQQSKKIAVLCGKILLSLEDISNGRYSIKMLRDNSYCAGSMEDILAVLAVSVRFFFQIVSCDCTLTPVSSWLLGEMECTPFKECQDNLFCHKAGDVHGTIFNWALKNPFEGVLTIFCRNLTVLFQCLHSLTRVLPPSCSVKLLRSGSKAVLTEQLSLALEKEMFTLKNSPFLKETKAGNSLTWGNESGKKINNAPLASLLDTEEGVQQFRKKLQKEREESVQSMNQTLNGALYQKTALKIAEAQLSSDMIVWRLAKS; from the exons ATGCTTCTGGGTGAGCAAGATCAATTCTTGTCCTACAACGGTGAAGTCCTTGTATTTCAGTTGTCAAAATCAAAGCATGCAGAGGAAGCAGGTGATAAAACAATGAATTTATGTGTCAGAAGGATGGCATTCAACAGAGACACTAAGGTGTTTGTTCAGACGTCTTCTGGATCATTCAGCATGGGAGTCAGTCACTCAAAAATTGAAATGATTTGTTGTAGCTGCACGACAGATTCCAGAACAGGGATTATTCTTCCCTGCATTttgatgaagaagaaaaaacgGAACAGTATCAAATACTTTTTATTGTTGCTTCACGGTTCTAACCAATTTGAGccatccttttattttaaattagattATGAGCTGAAAGAAGACATCAGGTTGTTTGCTGGCCCATCACTGTTATGGATACATGCCAACAAGCTGTTCTACATCTCTTCCAACACCTGTGTTGTTCAAAGTGCCCCTGTTCATCTTTCTTGCGTGGTGTGGACAGGTGAAATTGTGGGTGAAGGCACTGTTGTCTTAGGGATAAGAACTGCTTGCCTGCCAGAGACTGAAGACCCAGATGGGTTTTCTGTTTCAGACAGAGCCATCTGGGGCAGTGAGTTCTTTGGATATGCAATTCAATCACAGAAGTTTCTGAGTGGCACGTGCTTCATGCCTCATGCCTACAGCAGAGTGGTGTCTTCTGTCTACGTCTGCAGGAGTGAGAGATTGAGGAAACAGCTCCAAATATCACTTGTTGCCATAACCCACAAGAACCAGCTTGTTTGGTTCCAAAATGGTGCCCCTAAAGGTGTTTGTGAGCTTCCTTACGAAAAGCCATGTTCAGTAACACCAGCTCTAACCAGCAGCAGAGATCTGCTATTTGCTGTGTCTTTTGCCTCTGGAAATAGCTGTGTTGTACAGAGGAGAGACAGCTTACAG GTGGCTTCCAAATGGCAAAAAGTGAAGTGTGTTTTGGTGGATGATTTTATTGGCTCTGGAAGTGAGCAGCTGTTACTGCTTTTTAAGGATGACTCCAATACAGACGTGTTAAGTACATTCAAAATAACAGATCTCGGGGAGGTCAACTATGCA agtgGTATCAATTATAAACATGATGTTCCTGCTGCAGAAGGATTGCAAGAGAATGGTTTGCTTACTGTCCGAGCCCTTGAAACAAGATTACAG GCTGGTTGGACTTCTGTTcgagagctgcagcagcatttaGGACTCCAAAAGAGGGTCATTCTTGAGTCTTGCAGAGCATTAACAGATCTTGTTGAAGAAAGAACCCATATTCTACCAAACTCAAAAGAG GAAGGCCTTGTCTCCCTCTGGGATGATGTAGAAAATCCTCCTGACTCTCTTAGTAAAGAGACATCACCAGCACCTGAAGTCCCAGAGCACTTCACAGAGGAATTGTGGCAGCGTGTTGTGGGTGACAGCCTGGTAGTTGGAGTAAAGCTAACTGAATCATTTTATTT GTCACTGAGTGATGTCAGTTTATCTCTAGTGATGGATCAAGACTTCTCTTCGATTTCTCCAATTATCAAGTGTCAAAGTAAAATCATTAAGCTGAACAAAGCCTTCTCAGCATTGGCAGTCTCCCCAAGTCAAATTGAACCTCCTCCAAAAAAGATGAAATTGGACTTGCACAGCAAGAATGATCTGAAAAAAGAATTTCCTAAGAGATCTTCAAGGATTCAGCTGGATGGAGCAAAGacagtcactgctgtcaccagcCTTTCACCACTACTGGCATTTCATCGTGTGTGCTGTGTAGTTCTTCTGCATGCCAGGAAGCAAAACCATCAGAATGATGGTTTACAGCAGAGCAAAAAGATTGCTGTACTCTGTGGGAAAATTTTGTTAAGTCTGGAAGATATTTCAAATGGCAGATATTCAATAAAGATGCTAAGGGATAATAGTTATTGTGCAG GTTCAATGGAAGATATACTTGCTGTCCTTGCAGTGTCTGTCAGATTCTTCTTTCAGATTGTGTCTTGTGACTGCACATTGACTCCAGTCAGTTCATGGTTACTGGGAGAAATGGAGTGCACACCATTTAAGGAATGCCAGGACAACCTATTCTGTCATAAAGCAGGAGATGTCCATGGTACAATTTTTAATTGGGCCCTGAAAAATCCATTTGAAGGAGTTCTAACAATATTTTGCAG aaatCTGACTGTCTTGTTCCAGTGCCTTCACAGCCTCACTAGAGTTCTCCCTCCAAGCTGCAGTGTAAAACTCCTGAGATCTGGAAGCAAAGCAGTACTTACTGAACAGTTATCACTGGctctggaaaaggaaatgttcACCTTGAAGAATTCTCCCTTCTTAAAAGAAACTAAAGCTGGAAACAGTTTGACGTGGGGAAATGAGTCTGGCAAGAAAATCAATAATGCTCCTCTGGCTTCTTTACTGGACACTGAGGAAGGAGTCCAGCAATTCAGAAAGAAACTTCagaaagagagggaagagaGTGTGCAAAGTATGAACCAAACACTAAATGGTGCCCTGTACCAGaaaactgctttgaaaataGCAGAAGCTCAGCTCAGTTCAGATATGATTGTGTGGAGACTGGCCAAGTCCTAG